The following proteins come from a genomic window of Candidatus Cloacimonadota bacterium:
- a CDS encoding HEAT repeat domain-containing protein, producing the protein MEELKKHNRQKRGQVSETEIKQHEGSPIEEFAKLLNSSNPKSRTIGAILMGNKKATEMIPELCKHLQTEKSLYSRIAVSEALGKMGEPAVKPLIQLLGKIGNNQEKELPKKYFGKRSYPLARDLAARTLIKIGKPAIPYLIKIVENGDGFETQQAIDAIGGIVSKSHDMSPLPVLLEVLEKYLGNEVTTWKVIRALSAFKHIEVIEPLVKMLKTHTQPAIRWEAARSIGQVGISTPEVRIVLENAILDQNIEVRKAAKISLDQLQ; encoded by the coding sequence ATGGAAGAACTAAAAAAACATAATAGACAAAAGCGTGGGCAGGTATCGGAGACTGAAATTAAACAACATGAAGGTTCTCCGATTGAAGAATTTGCTAAACTCTTAAATAGTAGCAACCCAAAAAGCAGAACCATTGGAGCAATTTTGATGGGTAATAAAAAGGCAACAGAAATGATACCGGAGCTCTGTAAGCATTTGCAAACAGAAAAATCATTATATTCGAGGATTGCAGTTTCCGAAGCATTAGGGAAAATGGGAGAACCGGCGGTAAAGCCGCTGATCCAGCTTCTTGGAAAGATCGGTAATAATCAAGAAAAAGAATTACCAAAGAAATATTTTGGAAAAAGGAGTTATCCATTAGCCAGAGATTTAGCCGCTAGAACCTTGATTAAGATAGGTAAACCGGCCATTCCGTACTTGATCAAGATAGTTGAGAATGGGGATGGTTTTGAGACCCAGCAGGCAATAGATGCAATTGGAGGAATTGTGAGTAAAAGTCATGATATGAGTCCGTTACCAGTATTACTGGAAGTACTTGAGAAATATTTAGGTAATGAGGTAACTACATGGAAAGTTATTAGAGCCTTAAGTGCATTTAAACATATAGAAGTGATTGAACCTCTAGTAAAAATGCTTAAAACCCATACCCAACCAGCGATCAGGTGGGAGGCAGCAAGAAGTATTGGACAAGTCGGAATATCAACTCCGGAAGTGAGGATCGTCTTGGAAAATGCAATACTAGATCAAAATATTGAAGTGAGAAAAGCGGCAAAAATATCTTTGGACC